Within Pseudomonas cichorii, the genomic segment CCTGACCTGAAATGGAAATAATGATTGTCCCGGGACGTCGTTCTAGCGGCTCGACGAAAGTGCGTGGACAAATGGACGGGTATTATTGCAAATCGTTCTTGTTAGCAGAAGTAATAATGTATCTTTTTTTCAATAAATAACATCAGGCGCTCTTATTCCTGATTATTTTTCGGATTCATCCGTCGTTATGTGGAGGTACAAGGTGTCCGCTCCTTCTCTTCTGATCGCTGGTTGTGGCGATATAGGTTGTCGTCTTGCCACCCGGTTGCTGCCTCTCCAGTGGCGGATCCATGGCTTGCGACGTGATACGTCACAGTTGCCCGAAGGCGTGATTCCGGTGAAAGGCGACTTGTTCGACTGGCTGGAGCCACAGGACTGGCCGACAGAGTCCATCGATTATCTGGTGTATTGCGCCACACCCACGCAAAGGGACGAATACGGTTATCGACGTGCCTACGTCGAAGGTCTTTCCCATGTCTTGAGCTGGATGAAGCAGCACGGCCAGCAACCCAGGCGGGTGTTCTTTGTCTCCAGCAGCGGTGTCTACGGGCAGCAACAGGGTGAGTGGGTCGATGAAACCTCCGCAACCGAGCCGTCAGGCTATACCGGCACGGTGATGCTGGAAGCCGAACAGGTTGCCCTCGGCAGCGGTTGGCCCGCTACGGTGGTGCGCCTGACGGGGATTTACGGACCTGGTCGCAACGACCTCTCCAATCGCGTGCGTCAGGGCCATAGCGTGCGTGTCGATCCGCCGGTCTATGCCAACCGTATTCATGCGGACGATGCGGCGGGGTTGCTGGCTTTTCTGCTTGAAGCCGATGCAAAAGGTGTGGCGCTGGAGGATTGCTACCTGGGTGTCGATGACGACCCGGCGGCGCTTGGCGATGTGGTGGCCTGGATCCGCGAATACCTGGGCGTGACCGAATGGTCCGAAGATGTGAGTGTGCAGCGGGTAGGCAGCAAGCGATGCAGTAATGCCAGGGCGCGGGCGCTGGGTTGGGCGCCGGAGTATGCGGATTATCGTGCGGGGTATGCAGCGTTGCTGGGGTAGTGAGAAGCAGGCCCGGCCATCCTGATGGTCGGGCCTGTCTTCACGGATGCATCACTGCTGCTCAAGCAGCCAGCGACGCTCGCCTGGACGCAGTTGAGGCATCTCGCCTGCGCCAGCCGCGTTGAGGGCCTGGAAGATTTCCAGTTGCTTGCCTTTGCGGGCAAATATCC encodes:
- a CDS encoding SDR family oxidoreductase, with the translated sequence MSAPSLLIAGCGDIGCRLATRLLPLQWRIHGLRRDTSQLPEGVIPVKGDLFDWLEPQDWPTESIDYLVYCATPTQRDEYGYRRAYVEGLSHVLSWMKQHGQQPRRVFFVSSSGVYGQQQGEWVDETSATEPSGYTGTVMLEAEQVALGSGWPATVVRLTGIYGPGRNDLSNRVRQGHSVRVDPPVYANRIHADDAAGLLAFLLEADAKGVALEDCYLGVDDDPAALGDVVAWIREYLGVTEWSEDVSVQRVGSKRCSNARARALGWAPEYADYRAGYAALLG